A section of the Humulus lupulus chromosome 2, drHumLupu1.1, whole genome shotgun sequence genome encodes:
- the LOC133817070 gene encoding uncharacterized protein LOC133817070 has product MLSREQLLHLFNRFSYLTSQPDVKKRIAEAVQDQQEAVAVTTTIQEEIFLEMGVDPSFGISCLGKVNMTYESDQELMIQFYKFVAKEEMVCDEAQLGPDEYAERMRRQELLQEQQLEMLKLMRKFDLDDQSTILEKLHQQMENADFDFEVSVLSAEQIQDIVRRRVSPVYKPR; this is encoded by the exons ATGTTGTCGAGAGAACAGTTGCTCCATCTCTTCAATCGCTTCTCTTACCTCACTTCTCAGCCTG ATGTTAAGAAAAGGATTGCAGAGGCTGTTCAAGACCAGCAG GAAGCTGTAGCTGTAACCACCACCATACAGGAAGAGATATTTTTGGAAATGGGAGTTG ATCCTAGTTTCGGCATATCATGCCTGGGCAAGGTGAATATGACATATGAAAGTGATCAAGAATTGATGATTCAGTTTTATAAATTCGTTGCAAA GGAAGAAATGGTCTGTGATGAAGCACAGCTTGGACCAGATGAATATGCTGAAAGAATGCGTCGTCAAGAACTACTACAAGAGCAG CAACTTGAGATGCTGAAGCTTATGCGCAAGTTTGACCTTGATGATCAATCTACAATTCTGGAGAAG TTGCATCAGCAGATGGAAAATGCTGACTTTGATTTTGAGGTATCAGTTTTGTCAGCAGAGCAGATTCAGGATATTGTTCGGCGGAGGGTCTCGCCTGTATACAAGCCAAGGTAG
- the LOC133817069 gene encoding ribonucleoside-diphosphate reductase small chain codes for MPAYPEEPLLAPNPDRFCMFPIQYPEIWEMYKKAEASFWTAEEVDLSQDNTQWENMTPDEKHFISHVLAFFAASDGIVLENLAGRFMKEIQVAEARAFYGFQIAIENIHSEMYSLLLETYIKDPAEKNRLFHAIETIPCVAKKAQWAMRWIDGSESFAERLIAFACVEGIFFSGSFCAIFWLKKRGLMPGLTFSNELISRDEGLHCDFACLLYTLLKKKLSEERVRGIIRDAVDIEREFVCDALPCALVGMNGDLMCKYIEFVADRLMDALGYAKIYNAQNPFDWMELISLQGKTNFFEKRVGEYQKASVMYSINGDGGNHVFKLDEDF; via the coding sequence ATGCCTGCTTACCCAGAAGAGCCACTGCTCGCTCCCAACCCCGATAGGTTCTGCATGTTCCCAATTCAGTACCCGGAGATTTGGGAGATGTACAAGAAGGCCGAGGCCTCGTTCTGGACGGCGGAGGAGGTGGATCTCTCCCAAGACAATACCCAATGGGAGAACATGACCCCCGATGAGAAGCACTTCATTTCCCATGTTCTTGCTTTCTTTGCCGCCTCAGACGGCATCGTTTTGGAGAATCTCGCCGGAAGgttcatgaaggagattcaaGTCGCGGAGGCGCGTGCCTTTTATGGGTTCCAGATCGCTATTGAGAATATTCACTCTGAGATGTACAGTCTCTTGTTGGAGACTTACATTAAAGACCCGGCCGAGAAGAACCGCCTCTTTCACGCCATCGAGACCATTCCTTGTGTGGCCAAGAAGGCTCAGTGGGCCATGAGGTGGATCGACGGCTCAGAATCTTTCGCGGAGCGGTTGATCGCGTTCGCCTGCGTCGAGGGGATCTTCTTCTCCGGAAGTTTCTGCGCGATATTTTGGCTAAAGAAACGCGGGTTGATGCCGGGTCTCACGTTCTCTAACGAGTTGATATCGCGAGATGAAGGGTTACACTGCGATTTCGCGTGTTTGCTTTACACGCTTCTGAAGAAGAAGCTGAGCGAGGAGCGAGTCAGGGGAATCATCCGCGATGCCGTTGATATCGAGAGGGAGTTCGTCTGTGATGCTCTGCCTTGTGCGTTGGTGGGTATGAACGGTGATCTTATGTGCAAGTATATCGAGTTCGTGGCTGATCGATTGATGGATGCGTTGGGTTACGCCAAGATCTACAATGCCCAGAACCCCTTTGATTGGATGGAGCTGATATCGTTGCAGGGTAAGACCAACTTCTTTGAGAAGAGGGTTGGAGAGTACCAAAAGGCCTCTGTGATGTACAGCATCAATGGCGATGGCGGTAACCATGTGTTCAAGCTCGACGAGGATTTCTGA
- the LOC133815800 gene encoding arabinogalactan O-methyltransferase 1-like, whose amino-acid sequence MKEAMKRTSSSGTAHSHSHRLHRLRPCLLAVVITTVFITLAITKTMTNFNYNNVSSFLKPCPPPDPVAIAKAAEFAAKPTQLLAIVHYATSSVVPQQSIDEIRVSFDVLRAVGPCNFLVFGVGRDSLMWASLNPRGATLFLEEDPSWVKTVLRDAPILRAHPVKYRTRLSQADELISSYKDDPDCSPSTARLSPNSRCRLALTELPSEVYDTEWDLIMIDAPRGYFPAAPGRMAAIYSAAVMARARVGAGVTHVFVHDVNRRVEKMFAEEFLCGKFRVNAIGRLWHFAIPLAADVSNAGSSFC is encoded by the coding sequence ATGAAGGAAGCCATGAAGCGTACTAGTAGTAGTGGTACTGCTCACAGTCACAGTCACCGGCTCCACCGCTTACGGCCGTGCCTACTTGCCGTCGTCATCACCACCGTGTTCATCACACTCGCCATCACCAAAACCATGACCAACTTCAACTACAACAACGTCTCATCATTCCTCAAGCCCTGCCCTCCGCCCGACCCGGTTGCGATTGCGAAGGCGGCCGAGTTCGCGGCGAAGCCGACTCAGCTCCTCGCCATAGTCCACTACGCCACGTCCTCCGTCGTTCCGCAGCAGTCGATCGACGAGATCCGCGTGTCGTTCGACGTGCTCCGCGCCGTCGGACCCTGCAACTTCCTCGTCTTCGGCGTCGGACGCGACTCCCTGATGTGGGCCTCGCTCAATCCACGTGGCGCCACCTTGTTCCTCGAGGAGGATCCGAGTTGGGTCAAAACGGTGCTCCGAGATGCCCCGATTCTAAGAGCCCACCCGGTCAAATACCGGACTCGGTTATCCCAAGCCGACGAGCTCATTTCGAGCTACAAAGACGACCCGGACTGCTCACCGTCGACGGCGCGGCTCAGCCCCAATAGCCGATGTAGACTGGCGCTGACGGAGCTGCCTAGTGAGGTGTACGATACGGAGTGGGACTTGATAATGATCGACGCGCCGAGGGGTTATTTTCCCGCGGCGCCGGGAAGAATGGCGGCGATATACTCTGCGGCGGTTATGGCACGTGCGAGAGTGGGGGCGGGAGTGACACACGTGTTCGTTCACGACGTGAATAGGAGGGTGGAGAAGATGTTCGCCGAGGAGTTCCTATGTGGGAAGTTCAGAGTTAACGCAATCGGGAGGCTCTGGCATTTCGCCATTCCTCTGGCTGCTGACGTCAG
- the LOC133817068 gene encoding large ribosomal subunit protein eL27, giving the protein MVKFLKQNKAVIVLQGRYAGRKAVIVRNFDDGTRDRAYGHCLVAGINKYPSKVIRKDSAKKTAKKSRVKAFVKLVNYQHLMPTRYTLDVDLKDVVNVDVLQSKDKKVTALKETKKRFEERFKTGKNRWFFTKLRF; this is encoded by the coding sequence ATGGTGAAGTTCTTGAAGCAGAACAAGGCCGTAATCGTCTTACAAGGGCGTTACGCCGGACGCAAGGCTGTCATCGTTCGCAACTTCGATGATGGTACCCGCGATCGCGCATATGGCCACTGTCTGGTTGCCGGGATCAACAAGTACCCCAGCAAGGTTATCCGCAAGGACTCGGCCAAGAAGACGGCCAAGAAGTCTCGGGTTAAGGCCTTTGTCAAGTTGGTTAACTACCAGCACCTGATGCCTACTCGCTACACCCTCGATGTTGATCTCAAGGATGTCGTCAATGTTGATGTTCTCCAGTCCAAGGACAAGAAGGTCACGGCATTGAAGGAGACCAAGAAGCGTTTCGAGGAGAGGTTCAAGACCGGAAAGAACAGATGGTTCTTCACCAAGCTCAGGTTTTGA